The DNA segment GCTCATTATTAGTGGCACCTTAAACTTTGCTCTGATCGCTACCTTTGTCACCTTTGTTTTAAAGGAGCGGAAAGGGATCGTCCTTCCCACAGCTGCCCACGAAACCGTTAAAAAAACCTATTTGAAAAACCAGGCCGTTCTCGCTGAGTTTGCCGCGATGTCCTATGACCAGCTGGTCCGCGAACTTTATGACGAGACCCATGTGGAGGAGGGGCAGAGGCGGTGTGACCTAGCCCTAGCGGCCTTGGCCCATTTCCATCACTTCGATATCGAGCGGGCTCTTGCCGGTGCCCCGATCGAAAAGCGAGAAACCCTTTTTCAAGGAGCGCCCTTCATTCTCTATCCCGGCTTAAGAGCTGACTGCCTTGAGGGGATCCGCCGTTTTGCGCGGGTGGAGGTGTGGCCCCTGACCGCCGAAGGGCTCTTACAAGAAATTTCCCGAAGAGAAGAGGTTCCCCGGAGCCTCCAAGACGCCCTGTCCTGCACGACCGAATATTTCCTCATTCAAAGAGCGCTCAAAAGGCTTCCTTA comes from the Candidatus Neptunochlamydia vexilliferae genome and includes:
- a CDS encoding LysM peptidoglycan-binding domain-containing protein: MDNPSFEKILARRSRMLIHALIISGTLNFALIATFVTFVLKERKGIVLPTAAHETVKKTYLKNQAVLAEFAAMSYDQLVRELYDETHVEEGQRRCDLALAALAHFHHFDIERALAGAPIEKRETLFQGAPFILYPGLRADCLEGIRRFARVEVWPLTAEGLLQEISRREEVPRSLQDALSCTTEYFLIQRALKRLPYALSDNALFDLIIKGSLDATTVADLPVFLLPRIEKGSQLAAYLLILVERDFALKQLTDSQMEKLLSLLTEKTPEVEDFLAEVATGLRSDAVHALAGKPLEASPRHYTVQQGDNLWKISRKFKVKVETIRELNQLESDTLKPGAELLLPP